The segment TATGTCTGCTATAATTTGAATTATATTCTTTTAGGTGACCCATTTATTTTGCCAACAGTGTTGTGCATTTTTGAGCTGCTTGTAGCTGATGCTAAATTTGCCAGACTCTCCAAGGTACTCACAAATATAGTATTCATATAATAGTGACTCTATAGGTTGTTTGGACCATTGTACGATATATAATTGGTAATGCTCTTTCTAGGGCGTCCGGAGAGATCGGACGGATCCGCACGACTCGACCGAGCCACGAGCACCTCACCCTTGGCTTCTTATCCGTTCCCACCTTGTCCCCATGACCCCGCGCCCACTCTTTCTCGCACTTGCTGCCCCCGTCTCTCTTGCTGCCCACGCCCACACACTCATCCTCCtgccgcgccgccggcgagctgTTTCTCGCATCCTACCTCCCTGTCCTGCGACATCCATGGCCACCAGAGTAGGGGCGATGGCGAGCAGCTTCCAATGAGCCCGCGCATCTCCCCTCCCTCCCTACTCTCTCATCCTCGCGCGTTGTAACCTCCATGTATCTGGAGATGGGGACGACAGTGTGGTTCCGACGAGGTAGGTGGGGAGGGATCTAGATCTGAAGCCTCTCTCCCCTCCTTCCCCGCGACATCCATGGCCATCAGAGTGGgggccatggcgggcggcttcCAGTGAGCCGCgcaccctccctccctccctgctCTCGCATCCTCGTGTGTTGTGACCTCTATGTGTGGCTCCGATGAGGTAGGTAGGGAGGGATTTGGATCTGAGGTCTCTCTCCTCCTTCTTTCTCCCTTAGATCTAGATCTGCTCCCTCCTCCTgcacctcctcctcttcctcttctttccCTTCTGGATCTAAGTGTTTGGTAGTTATTAGTGTTCCGGCGAATCAGATCTCATCGTTGTTTTTGCAATAATTCATTTTCAATATTGCAATAGATGATGTAGAATGTTGCAATGGtactttttttgttgttgcaacAAGCATTTCTCTGATGTTGCAGAATAGTTCTTGAGATGTTTCATTTTGCTTTTTGACGTTGTTGCAGCAGATTCTTCCCTTATGTTGCAGTAGATTTTTTTTGTTGCAAtaggtattttttttttctgatgtcGCACTAGTGGTGCTTGAGATGTTGTAATAGCTTTTTCTCATTGTTACAACAGATTCTTCCCCAATGTTGTAgtaattttttttgttgcaaCAGCCGTTTTTTGATGTTGCATTAGTAGTGCTTGAGATGTTGTAATCTCTTTTTCTCAATGTTGCAGCAGATTTTCTCCTGATGTTGCACTAGATGTTTTTGAATGTTGCAGTAGACTTTTTTTTATGTTGCAGttcatatttttgtttgttgcaTTAGATGTTTTTTCGATGTTTCAATAGCTTTTTTTCGTTTGTTTCAGcagctttttctttttgttgtaTTTCAGATGTCCTTCAATGTTtacaatagttttttttttattgttgCAGCTAGAGGATATACTATGGTGGTAAGCTTGTGGTAGGGTCAGAGGTGCTGGATTGACGAGGTTGTGGGCAGACAGATTCGTGCACGTGGGGGTCGTCTTTCTTCTCTGTGCGAGCGCGGGGCGAGGGTTGGGGACGAGTTGCAAGCGGACGGATGTGTTAGGGGGCGACGAGGTGAGGGGTGGGGCGGATCCCGTGCTCGTGGGTCTGGAGACGGGCTCCTTGCGCGGGGAGCAGACGAAAGATGGTCTCCCACGCGGGGCGAGTTGGTTGAGGGTGAcgggttttctttttcttttttttttctctccgtGTGGTGCGGGTGGGGAGCCCGGTGTCCGGACACACTGTTGATGCCAgacgtccgggcgctagcaACGTCGATATATAATACACGGAGACCCAGATCtatataaatagatatataattttggttaaacttaaTGCTTTGATTCTTAACAAAAGTTAAAATACCATTATAATTTATTGATTTGTAGCGGAGGAAGTATTAATTAGGTACAGAAGATGAGCCAGAAACGTGGTTTTTTATATTTCGTGTGTCGGCCTTTGCCTGCAACGTAGGGTAGCCCTCCACACAAGCGTCCACTGGCACATCAAGCCTCTCAGGCGCGGCGAAGCAACCCAGTATATATTTTTCATGCGTACCTACCCAGTATATATTGTCATGTGTGGTGGGTAGGATACGTGGACGATGTAAGACCACGTAGGCACGTACGTAGAGTATAGGATCCGGATTCCGGACGCTCTATTCAAATAGCACTATAAAAGAGCGGCCTGGGCTCAAGTCATAATACATACTCACAATGGCATGCCCTAATCAAACCCCGTATAGGGGCCCTTTCCCGTATAGCGTCAGTTAAAGGAATCAGATCGAGCGTATAGGGTCGTCATGCCTCAGTCGCAGGAATCAGGGGGAGGTATcagatatttttttttctagaatcATACCCGTACGTGCGACGGGGAAAAGATTTTATGTGTGTATCATATTCTGTTCTTCCAAGTTTTGAGACGATTGTATCTACTCAAACATTGTTTTTTGGTTTAGTTCTCTTGACACCTATTATTGATACAGGATTAGGTAGTACAGGTGCTCTTTGATTGACAATTacaatttatatctctaaaagttTCATGTGTCATGCCAAAAGCAGAGAGAACTGATGATCCAAACATAGTTTCATATTTCGTTCTTGAATTGAGATGACAGTTATATGATGTGTAATGTGTTTCTGCACAACGATTTATGCAGCTAGCGTACGCCGCCGGAAAGAATGTCGTAGCTAAAAACCTTGTCATCTGGCAACCGATTGAAATTGTGGGTTTGTTTGTGCTAGAGTTCCTTCTCGCCGTCCAGTTCTCGCATGCACAGCTTATTAGCTTATTCGCTTAAGATTATCTGCCAAATCTACTACTCATTtagcaatattttttttctcacaacaaatcagcgaataatACTTTCAGTCATGACTTATCAGCGATGCGAACAGACCTGAGTTGTTTATGACGGAGTTGTGCCACCCTCAACCTGCCCCCATCTCTCGATCCCGTCCACCTAGGGCGCTGACGAGCACCGCTGCGATGCTCTTGCCACCAACCTCGTCTAACCAGTTGTCCCCTGCCCGTTCAGTGACACCCCCACCATCTTGCTCGCCACCCTTCAACCTGTCCTGTCATCGCCGCCGTGTTGGGGCTGCTTCCCCCAAAACTTCTTTGTCTAAGCTCGCCGGAGATGAGTTCCCCTAACGCCGGAACCCTAACGCCGGCGAGCTACTCGTCTCCATATTGCAGGCGGCTGGTTCATAGGCTCGGATGTGCTGAGTGTTAGTTTGACCTCTTCCTGCATGGCCCAACGGCCATGCAGAGGGATCCGTTTTTCCCCTGATCCGCTCCTGATCGGGGAGCCACAGCCGTTCAATGGCTGGTGGGCCCCTGTCACCCTGCGGTATAAAGAGAAGGGAGGGGAGCCGGGGCACGCACCACGAAGTTGGCCGCCGCCAACACTCCCTCCCACATCTCTAACCCTAATCCGATCTAGAGGGTCGCAGGCAGTGACGGGAAGATCCACCGCCGCCGCGCTATGACCCAGCGCCCTCGTCTTCACCTCCGGCAAGCAGGCTACTCCGCGCGTCAAGATCCGGCACTGATGGCGGATCCCGGCTCCTCTGCTATCAAAGGCGACGGTCTGCTATTCACCTACTCTCCTTTACTTTATGTGCATCTAGACAATGTATTAGAACTGCGAATACAATCATGTTTTACTTGTCTTAGTCCTAAACCGGTTAACTCTCTGGTTAGTAGATCCTAATTAAGTTGTCTTAGATCTATCAATGGTATCAGCCTAAACTAATCAGAGGTTACAATCGTTTTTTTCTCAGTTTAGTTTAAACCTAACCCTAGTCCCACCCGCGCCACTCAGATCAAAAAAAAAGCAAGAACTGCGCAGGGAGGAACCTTACCTCGCCAGTTAACCTGAACGCCGCCGGCGGGTCCTACTCCGagctcgccggggggggggggggtgattAGGGCGCACGGGACTCAGGGCGCCAAACGCACGGCCGCTCGACGGCGGCGCGCTCGGCCATGGGCGAACGCGCGCACCGGCGAGGGGACCTGCGGTGGCGCCGCCATGCCCTTGCTCTCCTCCatcgcgccgccggccgccgacgGTATGCTGCTGCTGTGGTGCGGCTGAGAGAGAGAAGGGACAGGGAAAGAAATGGGCTAGGGTTTCAAGGGGGCGCCTGGGGAGGGGTTTTGTTGTCCCGATCCGCGCGCGTGGCCGTTCGATCCGAACGGACGGCTGGGATGCGCCGCAGGGGCAGCTGGGCCGCTCGGCCCAGGCGGGCGCCTCCGCCTCGCCCTCGCGGGCCGTTTCGGCCACTGGGCCGAATGGTTCGCCCCGGCCCATTAGCCATGGAAATTGTTTTTCCATTTCTTCAGAAATCTGAATtagcgcaaaaaaaaaaaacctgcaGGCCGGCCCACTCAGCTCAGCGCACAGGCGGCAAATTTTTAGCAGGCCGGGCCGTTGGTTTCTTTAGGGAAATTAGTTTTCCTTTTTCCAGAAACTGTTTTAGCATTATTTTTTGATTAATTTCAGTATCAGTTTAAATTTTCATATTATTTATTCACGTTTTCCGCTGCTTAGTAATTTTAGTTGCTCCTAAATTAAATTCAAACCAACGGGCGAATTTAATTTTGGGCAAAAttaagacttagaaaattttataatattGTTATTTTCTGACCAACGTTGATGATATCAATATTATAATTGTTTACCTCATCAGTTATACTGcattaattttatttttctGCCCAACGGTGATGTAAAATTAATGCAGAAAGGGATTGTATGTATTAATACTGACCAACGTTGTTTTAATACATGCAATTTATATTAAGCTATTGGTCTTTTAATTTAAGTCTCCTCACAAATCTTGTATCTAAAATTCAGGATTCACCAACTGGGTGTCGTTGATTCCAACACTCAACGGGACCAACTACAAGTTGTGGCATCAGCAGTATGAGTTAGCCCTTGTCATGACAGACAATGCCTTAGCCTTCAACGAACCGTGACCTGTTGAACCAGCAGAACCGGTGCGTGAAGAGAATGAGACTGAGGCAGCGTTTGCGACACGCAAGCGTGACCATGCCACAGTGAGAATGAGTTATGACCTTACAAAGAAGCAATGGGACAATTCAAATAAGAAATGTCTGACACTGGCTAAGGCTACTATTTCAGAGCCTATTAGGGGATCACTTCCTGAGTGTGCCACCATCACTGAGTACTTAGAGAAGGTCAAGAACCAGTTTCATGGGACCACTAAGACCCAAGCTAGCATGCTTATTAGAGAACTCATTACTAAGAAGTACACAGGTGGTGGTGTCAGAGAGCACATACTGAGATTGAACTCCTTAGCATCTAAGCTCGCCtcgatgaagatggaacttcCAGAACCATTTATCATTCATGTGATTTTTTCCTCTCTGCCTAAGGAGTTTGAGGCTTTTGTTGTGAGCTACAACATGGCACCTGAGGAATGGAACTTAGATAAGCTCATTGGTCAGTGTGTGCAGGAGGAGGAGAGACTTAAGGACTCATGGGGAGACTCTGCTCTTTTTGTGAGAGATAATAAGAAAAAGTTCTACAATAAGAATGCCAAACCACAAGGGAAACCAAAGTGGGATGGCAGCTCCTCCTCTAGTGCTCAGACTAAGGCCCCTCATGGAAAGGCACCTCAGCAACCTCAGCAGGACAACAGGGCCCAGGGTGACAACAAGCCACAATACACCAACAAAAAGAAGCCCTGGCTTGaccctgatcagtgcttgttctgTGAGAACAGAGGCCACATGCAAAAGGATTGCATTGGTTTCCTGAAATTCTGTAATAGAAAAGGTGAGGACTTAGTTACATTTGTAGATGAATCCTTGTATTTAAGTTATGATAAATCTACTTGGTGGATTGACTCAGGTGCAACAATTCATGTTGCTAATTCTCTATAGGGATTCCATACGAGGAGAACCCTGCAAAAAGGAGAAAGAACAATTAAGGTGGCAAATGGAGTACATGCCGACGTCGAAGCCATTGGCGACTTGTCTTTAGCATTATTAGATGGTTTTGTACTTAGGCTATCAGATGTACTTTTTGTTCCCTCTTTGCATCGCAACTTAATAAGTGTTTCTAAATTAGATGATGATGGATTGGCATGCCATTTTGGAGATGGCAAATGTAAGATACTATTTCATAATAAGTGTGTTGGTCTTGCCTTCCGACAAGACAAACTTTATTTGTTATCAATTTCTGAGAATGTGAATGCTATATCCATTGTGAATGAGACAAACTCCTCGTCTATGAATGTAAATAGAAAGCGTAAGAATCATCAACATGACTCTTCGAAATTGTGGCATTGCAGATTAGGCCACATTTCGAGGGGGAGAATAGAAAGATTAGTCAAAACTGAGATTCTTCCGCCATTAGAACTCTCAGAATTAGATCAGTGTATTGATTGCATCAAAGGAAAGTATGTTAAGAAAATTAAGAAAAATGCCAAACGAAGTGCAGGAACCTTAGAAATAATCCACACAGATATATGTGGACCTTTTCCTGTTAAAAGTGTGGATGGTTATGATTCATTTATAACATTCACAGATGATTATTCACGTTTTGGCTACATCTATCCAATTAGAGAAAGATCAGAAGCCTTAGAAAAGTTTAAGATATTTaaagctgaagtagaaaatcagcACAATAAGAAAATTAAGATAGTAAGATCAGACCGTGGTGGGGAATATTATGGGCGACATACCCCGTATGGCCAGGTTCCATGACCTTTTGGAAAGTCCCTACAGGAAAATGGCATAGTTGCTCAGTATTCCATGCCAGGAGAGCCTCAGCAGAATGGAGTAGCTGAAAGAAGAAACCGTACCTTAATGGATATGGTAAGAAGCATGATAAGCTACTCTACCCTACCGATAAGTTTGTGGATGGAGGCGTTAAAAACCGCTATTCACATTCTTAATCGAGTGCCTAGTAAGTCGGTGCCTAAAACACCGTATGAGTTGTGGACAGGCGAAGCGCCCTCACTTAATCATTTAAGGGTGTGGGGTTGTCCTGCTGAGGCAAAAGTTTTCAACCCAAATTTAGGAAAATTAGATCCTAAGACAGTCAGCTGCCATTTCATTGGCTACCCAGAAAGATCAAAAGGCTACCGCTTTTATTGCCCTGACAGGCaaacaaagtttgtagaaacAAGACACGCTGAGTTCTTAGAAGATGTTATGATCAGGGGGAGCCAGGTAGCGCGATAAATTAGTCTTGAGGAGAAGCGAGTTTATGCCCCTACTCCAATGCTACAAGAATCATACTTCACGCTACCTATTGTTGCTACACCAGCAGTGCTAGACACTGTAGTGCCAGCACCTGTTGTTAGTTCTCCATTGCCGACACTTGATGAGAACCTGGAACCTGTCCCTCAGGATCCGTTAGAACCACCAGTCGTGCAACAGGAAGAACAACAGCAGCCCCATATAGCGCCAAACAATGAGAACCTTAGAAGGTCACAAGAACTAGAAGATCAGCTATATCAGATGATTATGAGATTTATGAAACCGAAGAATTTCATATGGAAGATGATCCCACTACATATGAACAAGCCATGAGAAGCGAATACGCTGCAAAGTGGTTAGAAGCTATGAGAGATGAGATAAAATCCATGGATTCCAATAAAGTTTGGGAACTAATGGAGATTCCTAAGGGAGCTAAGAAGGTTGGTTGCAAATGGGTTTATAAAACTAAGTATGACTCCCAAGGGAATGTCGAAAGACATAAGGCACGTCTCGTAGCAAAA is part of the Sorghum bicolor cultivar BTx623 chromosome 10, Sorghum_bicolor_NCBIv3, whole genome shotgun sequence genome and harbors:
- the LOC110430707 gene encoding uncharacterized protein LOC110430707, with product MSYDLTKKQWDNSNKKCLTLAKATISEPIRGSLPECATITEYLEKVKNQFHGTTKTQASMLIRELITKKYTGGGVREHILRLNSLASKLASMKMELPEPFIIHVIFSSLPKEFEAFVVSYNMAPEEWNLDKLIGQCVQEEERLKDSWGDSALFVRDNKKKFYNKNAKPQGKPKWDGSSSSSAQTKAPHGKAPQQPQQDNRAQGDNKPQYTNKKKPWLDPDQCLFCENRGHMQKDCIGFLKFCNRKGIPYEENPAKRRKNN